In Borreliella burgdorferi B31, the sequence GATATATAGTTTAATATCAACTAAACTATATATTTGAAAAAACTATTTTTGTTCTTAGCATATAACAAAAATAAAACTTTCTAAGTTTCGATATATTGCTTTCATGTCAGAATTTAATTTTTCAAATGTTTTTAAATTTTCAGTTTTAATATTATTGCTATTGCTACTATTTATAGTAAATTCTTTATTATTTTTTTATTGTCTAATAACACGATTTTTTCATTAAACATACTAAAAGAGTTTTTAATAATATTCTTAAATATTTCATCTGAATTTTTCGTATCAAAGTTAATTTTAGTTTTAAAAAATTTAAGAAACTCATCGCTTGTATTCTTAATCTCTTTTTTAAATAAACTAAAAATTTGTCTGTATATTTTTTCTCTAATGTAAAAGATCTAGCTTCTTCAATATTTAAAGAATTTCTAGAAAATTTTTTAAGATATTCAAAATCTTCAGATGTTAATTTCTCTAAATTAATAATCATAAAAGGCTCATTGTCTAGTGAATTATCTTTATCCAAATGGCATAGAATATAGATTCTATGCCATTTGGTAATATGCCCAATTTAATTGCATATTTAGAAAGAAGATTATAAAAATAATCTGATAATTGACTAAAATGATTTTCAAGATTTTCTTTATGATGCTTAACTTCTAAAAAATAGTAGGATTTTTATCCTTAGAATAAAGAACATAGATCGCTTTTATTTCATTTTTTCTAGTAACAATAATTGAAACTTCAACTTAAACACATGAAGGATTAGTATGACAATAACTCATTGCATCTAAAAATGGGTCAATAAAAAACGGTCTTTTTTTTAGCTTCTATTTTAAGACCATCCTTATGAGTTTGTATTTTTTTACTTACAATACATTGATATAAAAATTTACCTAATTTCATTATTAATATATTTAGTAGCGTTTTTAATTACAATTTTTTATATACCTAATGATAAAAATACAGATCATAATCATAGTAAAGAAGATTTAAGTTTATATATTATGAAGTTTAAAAAAATTGTAACAACATTATTACAATCTAAAGAACTTTTAGAATTATTTATTTTAATTGGCTTTATTCAATTTTTTTATCAACCTTTTTATTTAAATTGGCAAGCAATTTTTATTGACAAAACCATATCTATTAGTATATTTGGAATTATCTATGTGCTATTTAGTTTATCAGATATTGTGGGGGCATGGGTATTTAGAAGAATTAAACATACAAAATATGATATTTATATCATATTAACCATAATATTGTTGTTATAAGCTTTAATAAAAATAGTTTCACATATTTATATATTTATTGCTGTAATCACATTTTTAGTAATTTTAATTGCTATTTATTCTAACAATTTAGAATATTTTTTAAGGAAAAATATAGATTCAAAGGTTTTAGGAACCATAACTTCTATTAATAGTGTAATATCCCGCATATTTTCATTTTTAGCATTGGCTATATGTTTGAATTTAACTAATTTTATAAGCGCTATAAATACATTTGTTTTATTAATACTTATTTTTTGTACATTATCTATTATTGTGGTGATTGCGCAAACTATAATTTAATTTTTAAAAATATTTAACCTATAGCTTAATATGACGTTAGATGGATTTAATTTAATTAAATTCGAGTTAAATGTGCTTTTTATTATCCCCGTGAAAACCCTTTCAGCAGAAATAATACAAGAATTTTTAAGCCAAAAAGAATATTAATACTGATGCTTACTCAAATAGATAAAATATTTTTCTACATAAACTTAAATATCATATTTTTAATTTTTTTAATTAACTTAAAAAGTTAAACCCAAGGGCTATATGTTGACACTATAAATGCAGATTTCTTGCTTCTGCAGATAGTTGTTTAAATCATCGGCAAGTTTACTTACATAGGATTTAAGCTCATTGATATCTGTTTATATAAGATCTTTATTGTTTTCACAATCTAATTGTTTTTTTGTTTTTGTAATTAAAATTCAATATTTTTGATTAAAGGAATGTTAACAGGGGCTAATAAAAAAGTTTATTAGCCCCTTATATCTAAAGGTTTAATTTACTTTAAGCCCCTGCATTAATAAATTTTAATTTATAATGCTGAAACAGTTATTGATAATATAATTTTTTTCAAATTTCCAACCTCTTTAATTTTTTCATTAAACTGATTAAGTATTGTATTAAGATAAGAATCTAATTTAGAATAATCCTTTTTTATAGAACCGGTATTATTTTGATGATCTAATAAAGTTTTTCTTATGCTTATTGAAAAAAATTCCTTATAGAGAGTAATTATTCAAGAGAGTTTTTGATCTTTTCCAAATCTAAGGTGTTTACCTTATCTAAGACATCTTTTTTTGAGTCTAAGTAATTAATTGTCTCTTCCAGATTAAGCTCTAAAATTGCTATGTTATTTAACATCTTGCTTGGTGATTGTTTTGGTTTATTTAATATTGTTGCAAATATATTGAACTCAGCATTTGTTAAAAAACTATTTATAAAGTCATAAGTTTTTTTATTTATATCAAAAACTTCCTCCCAGTTTTTATTATCTACAGGTTCTTGATCTGTTGGCTCAGTTTGTTGCAGTGTTCGTTTCTCGATGATTTCTTTACTTGCTGCTATTAAATTTTTATCTCATTAATATATTAGGTTTTTGTTTTATCAACAATTTTTGTTTCAGTGTCATGGTTGCAGCACAGCAGCTTAAAAGTAAAAAAACACAGATACAGAAAATCATTTTGTTTTTCATAAAAATATTCTC encodes:
- a CDS encoding CRASP family complement regulator-acquiring lipoprotein: MITLYKEFFSISIRKTLLDHQNNTGSIKKDYSKLDSYLNTILNQFNEKIKEVGNLKKIILSITVSAL